A genomic window from Caballeronia sp. SBC1 includes:
- a CDS encoding bestrophin family protein, which yields MIIRPKLNWFRMLFVWRGSVLPQLLPRLALIFVLSVAAIVMHDHVRNYPVGLGTPPFALVGIALAVFLGFRNSASYERWWEGRKLWGSLLIHGRSIARQALTLPRGVKIEDTREFIAGIGALGHALRHEMRRTDPLPDLATRLPSTLYQRVVQAQYRSSVIMRWLGEWVSTRAREGAFDGYGVLAFEENLNELSAVIGGCERLASTPLPFSYSVMIHRTVYLFCVMLPFGLVDGAGLLTPLFALLVAYSFMSLEAIAAQIEDPFGLEENDLALTALCDSLETALHDMAADPAFTRPPKALPEPNVTERRFIVT from the coding sequence ATGATCATCCGTCCCAAACTCAACTGGTTCCGCATGCTGTTCGTCTGGCGCGGGTCCGTACTGCCGCAGCTGCTGCCGCGCCTCGCGTTGATCTTCGTGTTGTCGGTCGCGGCGATCGTGATGCACGACCACGTGCGGAATTACCCGGTCGGGCTCGGCACGCCGCCGTTCGCGCTCGTCGGCATCGCGCTCGCCGTGTTTCTCGGCTTTCGCAATAGCGCAAGCTACGAGCGCTGGTGGGAAGGCCGCAAGTTGTGGGGCTCGTTGTTGATCCACGGCCGCTCGATCGCGCGGCAGGCGCTGACATTGCCGCGCGGCGTGAAAATCGAAGATACGCGCGAGTTCATCGCGGGAATTGGCGCGCTCGGTCACGCGCTGCGCCACGAAATGCGCCGCACCGATCCCCTCCCCGATCTCGCCACGCGCCTTCCGTCCACGCTTTATCAGCGCGTCGTTCAAGCGCAATACCGCTCGTCCGTGATCATGCGATGGCTCGGCGAATGGGTAAGCACGCGCGCTCGCGAAGGCGCATTCGACGGCTACGGCGTGCTCGCATTTGAGGAAAATCTGAATGAGTTGTCCGCGGTGATTGGCGGCTGCGAACGGCTGGCATCGACGCCTCTGCCGTTCTCGTATTCGGTGATGATCCATCGCACCGTGTATCTGTTCTGCGTGATGCTGCCGTTCGGGCTTGTCGATGGCGCGGGCTTGCTGACACCCTTGTTCGCGCTGCTGGTGGCGTACTCGTTCATGTCGCTGGAGGCGATCGCGGCGCAGATCGAAGATCCGTTCGGCCTGGAAGAAAACGACCTGGCGTTGACCGCACTATGCGACTCGCTGGAGACCGCACTCCACGATATGGCCGCCGATCCGGCGTTCACACGACCACCCAAGGCATTGCCGGAACCGAACGTGACAGAGCGCCGGTTTATCGTTACTTAA
- a CDS encoding DNA-binding protein codes for MTLQNLLGISLDSIAPNRETIARLLAAAQRNLLDARLNALSQENRFDAAYKAIMQLAMLALNANGFRTLTSRPGHHQTAIQSLTLTIGLSTDRMIVLDALRKQRNLSDYSGDLVTDAAVRECMSSATMLLDDVQKWLTVNRPELT; via the coding sequence ATGACCTTGCAAAACTTGTTGGGAATCAGCCTTGATTCGATCGCACCGAATCGCGAAACCATCGCGCGCCTGCTCGCGGCCGCGCAGCGCAATTTGCTGGACGCACGGCTCAACGCGCTGAGTCAGGAAAACCGCTTCGACGCCGCCTATAAAGCCATCATGCAGTTGGCCATGCTGGCGCTCAACGCCAACGGCTTCCGGACCCTGACCAGCCGGCCGGGACATCACCAGACCGCCATTCAATCGTTGACGCTCACCATCGGCTTGTCGACGGATCGGATGATCGTGCTCGACGCTCTGCGCAAACAACGCAATCTTTCCGATTACTCGGGCGATCTCGTCACTGACGCGGCCGTTCGTGAATGCATGTCAAGCGCAACAATGCTTCTTGATGATGTCCAGAAGTGGTTGACCGTTAATCGGCCCGAGCTCACCTAG
- a CDS encoding nucleotidyltransferase domain-containing protein, with amino-acid sequence MLRSPSETLFNSYRRRVLGLLLLRPDESFHVREIARLTGTAAGTLHKELSKLAAAGILVAERRANQLVYMANRASPIYDELASIMRKTSGLTDVVANALASCASLIDVAFVFGSVARAQETAHSDIDVMIIGEASFAEVVRQLYSAQTTLGREINPVVMSANEWRASFERKDGFALDLMDKPKIYVVGNEHDLAKLVGNQP; translated from the coding sequence ATGCTACGTTCTCCATCCGAAACGCTCTTCAACAGCTATCGCCGGCGTGTTCTTGGACTCCTGCTGCTTCGGCCGGACGAGTCCTTCCACGTCCGCGAGATTGCCCGGCTGACCGGCACCGCCGCCGGCACACTTCACAAAGAACTGAGCAAGCTCGCCGCAGCCGGCATTCTCGTCGCCGAGCGGCGCGCTAACCAATTGGTCTATATGGCTAATCGCGCCTCGCCGATCTACGATGAGCTAGCCAGCATCATGCGGAAAACCTCCGGATTGACCGACGTTGTCGCTAATGCGCTCGCCTCTTGCGCCTCATTAATCGACGTCGCGTTCGTGTTTGGATCGGTTGCACGTGCACAGGAAACGGCACATAGCGATATCGACGTAATGATTATCGGCGAGGCAAGTTTCGCTGAAGTCGTCAGGCAGTTGTATTCAGCGCAAACCACTTTGGGACGCGAGATCAATCCCGTAGTGATGTCGGCAAACGAATGGCGTGCCAGTTTTGAACGCAAGGACGGGTTCGCTCTGGATTTGATGGACAAGCCGAAGATCTACGTGGTGGGCAACGAGCATGACCTTGCAAAACTTGTTGGGAATCAGCCTTGA
- the argH gene encoding argininosuccinate lyase codes for MTSQLHKKGEAWSARFNEPMSDLVKRYTSSVFFDKRLALVDIEGSLAHAAMLAAQKIIADADFQAIQQGMTQIRGEIERGEFEWKLDLEDVHLNIEARLTALIGDAGKRLHTGRSRNDQVATDIRLWLRGEIDLIGELLIGLRRALIDIAEQNAETIMPGFTHLQVAQPVTFGHHLLAYVEMFSRDSERLLDCRKRVNRLPLGAAALAGTSYPIDRHAVAKTLGFDGICANSLDAVSDRDFAIEFTAAAALIMTHVSRFSEELVLWMSPRVGFIDLADRFCTGSSIMPQKKNPDVPELARGKTGRVNGHLMALLTLMKGQPLAYNKDNQEDKEPLFDTVDTVSDTLRIFAEMAAGITVKPDAMRAAALQGFSTATDLADYLVKRGLPFRDAHEAVALAVRICVDRGCDLADLTLDEMRAELPNVARLIGDDVFEYLTLEGSVASRNHAGGTAPEQVRAAAKAARAALG; via the coding sequence ATGACGTCCCAACTGCACAAAAAAGGCGAAGCCTGGTCGGCTCGCTTCAACGAACCAATGTCCGATCTGGTCAAGCGCTATACGTCATCGGTGTTCTTTGACAAGCGCCTCGCGCTTGTGGATATCGAAGGATCGCTGGCGCATGCCGCCATGCTGGCGGCGCAAAAGATCATCGCCGATGCCGATTTCCAGGCCATCCAGCAAGGCATGACGCAGATCCGCGGTGAAATCGAACGTGGTGAATTCGAGTGGAAACTCGATCTGGAAGACGTGCATCTGAACATTGAAGCGCGGTTGACGGCGCTTATCGGCGATGCCGGCAAACGCCTGCACACTGGCCGCTCGCGCAACGACCAGGTCGCGACCGACATCCGCCTGTGGCTGCGCGGCGAGATCGACCTGATTGGTGAATTGCTGATCGGATTGCGCCGTGCCTTGATCGATATTGCCGAGCAAAACGCCGAAACCATCATGCCCGGCTTCACCCACCTGCAAGTGGCGCAGCCCGTGACGTTCGGTCATCACCTGCTTGCTTACGTCGAAATGTTCAGCCGCGATAGCGAACGTCTGCTCGATTGCCGCAAGCGCGTGAACCGCCTGCCGCTTGGCGCTGCCGCGCTCGCCGGCACGAGCTATCCGATTGATCGTCACGCTGTAGCCAAGACGCTCGGCTTCGACGGCATCTGCGCGAACTCGCTCGACGCCGTGTCGGATCGTGACTTCGCCATTGAATTCACCGCGGCCGCCGCGCTGATCATGACGCACGTGTCGCGCTTCTCCGAAGAACTCGTGCTGTGGATGAGCCCGCGCGTTGGGTTTATCGACCTGGCTGACCGTTTCTGCACCGGCTCGTCGATCATGCCGCAGAAGAAGAACCCCGACGTGCCAGAACTGGCGCGTGGCAAGACGGGACGCGTGAACGGACATCTGATGGCTTTGCTAACGCTGATGAAGGGCCAGCCGCTCGCGTACAACAAGGACAATCAGGAAGACAAGGAACCGCTGTTCGATACCGTCGATACCGTCTCCGATACCCTGCGTATCTTCGCCGAAATGGCAGCGGGCATCACGGTCAAGCCGGATGCAATGCGGGCAGCCGCATTGCAGGGTTTTTCGACCGCGACCGATCTCGCCGACTACCTGGTGAAGCGCGGCCTGCCGTTCCGCGACGCACACGAAGCGGTGGCGCTGGCCGTGCGGATCTGTGTGGACCGCGGCTGCGATCTGGCCGATCTGACGCTCGACGAAATGCGCGCGGAATTGCCCAACGTGGCACGTTTGATTGGCGACGATGTGTTCGAGTACCTCACCTTGGAAGGCTCGGTCGCCAGCCGGAATCACGCTGGTGGCACGGCGCCGGAGCAAGTTCGGGCGGCCGCGAAGGCGGCTCGGGCGGCGTTGGGGTAA
- a CDS encoding anti-sigma factor domain-containing protein has product MDLHRYAGLVDQLAAEYTLGVLRGGSRRRFETISQHDPAIRLAVETWRLRLTAMTELGPAVTPPPEIWPSIERRLNLVNARRDAAAARPVPPVAAPAAAIRRPKPNWFENLSFWRGWSIAATAIAAIALVVSIRELSTVAPVPAPVPAPQVAQEPRIGYVATLADDKSNARMLVTWDDRTSEVTVRRLSGSSDPSDKSMQLWGLPKQGHPVSLGVLPVGGTARFKAASVNVYPMLAVSVEPVGGSPNPNGPTGPVVYTGKVIPAA; this is encoded by the coding sequence ATGGATCTGCATCGATACGCAGGCCTGGTCGATCAGCTTGCTGCCGAGTACACGCTCGGTGTACTGCGCGGCGGTTCACGCAGACGGTTTGAAACTATTTCCCAGCACGATCCGGCGATTCGCCTGGCCGTGGAAACCTGGCGTTTGCGGTTGACGGCAATGACCGAGCTTGGGCCCGCGGTCACGCCGCCGCCGGAGATCTGGCCGTCTATCGAGCGGCGCTTGAACCTGGTGAATGCCCGGCGCGATGCGGCCGCCGCCCGGCCGGTCCCGCCAGTTGCCGCGCCGGCTGCGGCTATCAGGCGGCCAAAGCCCAACTGGTTCGAGAATCTCTCGTTCTGGCGCGGCTGGTCGATCGCCGCCACGGCCATTGCGGCTATCGCGCTGGTTGTTTCCATTCGCGAGCTGTCTACGGTCGCGCCCGTCCCTGCCCCCGTGCCCGCGCCGCAGGTCGCTCAGGAACCACGGATTGGTTATGTGGCTACGCTTGCCGATGACAAATCGAACGCGAGAATGCTGGTGACGTGGGACGACCGGACTTCCGAAGTTACCGTGCGCCGCTTGAGCGGTTCATCGGATCCCTCCGACAAGTCCATGCAGCTCTGGGGCCTGCCCAAGCAAGGGCACCCGGTTTCGCTCGGCGTGCTGCCAGTTGGGGGAACCGCGCGGTTCAAGGCGGCTTCTGTGAATGTGTATCCGATGTTGGCCGTGTCCGTGGAGCCGGTCGGCGGGTCGCCGAATCCGAATGGGCCGACCGGGCCGGTCGTCTATACGGGTAAGGTGATTCCAGCGGCTTGA
- a CDS encoding sigma-70 family RNA polymerase sigma factor, with amino-acid sequence MTTTLPHDPTPDTLVQLLDRVATEDAAALRALYDLTSSKLFGLALRILVKREWAEEVLQDAFVNIWRYAGDYKAGLSAPMTWMAAIVRNRALDYLRRQKANGASAETEWSDALDDTLPANEADPSDQMLMSQEARQLAICMGRLEANQRQAVALAYLRDQSHSEVAEVLKVPLGTVKSWIRRGLEKLKTCLGGL; translated from the coding sequence ATGACGACAACACTCCCTCACGACCCGACCCCCGACACCCTCGTGCAATTGCTCGATCGTGTCGCGACCGAAGACGCCGCCGCGTTGCGCGCGCTCTACGATTTAACTTCCTCGAAACTGTTTGGCCTCGCGCTTCGTATATTGGTGAAGCGTGAGTGGGCCGAAGAAGTTTTGCAGGACGCGTTCGTCAATATCTGGCGATATGCGGGCGACTACAAAGCCGGCCTCTCCGCGCCGATGACCTGGATGGCGGCAATTGTCCGCAACCGGGCCCTCGATTATTTGCGGCGGCAAAAGGCCAACGGGGCAAGCGCCGAAACAGAATGGAGCGATGCCTTGGACGATACCTTGCCGGCAAATGAAGCAGATCCCTCCGACCAGATGTTGATGAGCCAGGAAGCACGGCAACTCGCCATCTGCATGGGGCGACTCGAAGCCAATCAGCGACAGGCCGTGGCGCTGGCCTATCTGCGCGATCAGAGCCACAGCGAAGTGGCCGAAGTCTTGAAAGTACCACTTGGCACAGTGAAGTCGTGGATTCGGCGCGGCCTCGAAAAACTTAAAACGTGCCTGGGAGGTCTGTGA
- a CDS encoding helix-turn-helix transcriptional regulator has translation MPLSPTAPAASKTDPAPPLDATPAHALGDFIRAHRERLSPMAVGLPPGPRRRTPGLRREEVAQLCGVSPTWYTWIEQGRPVSASADALARIAVALQLSRAERAYLFELAAQRDPAEPDPAAQDAPAALLKSVELIDAPAYVLDRQWNALRWNARAAELFVGWLDGVQDRNLLSFTFTAPGAQSLIVDWETRARRLVAEFRADSIRHLNDAPTRALIDSLSAASDAFARFWASQDVGEREGGAREFNHPTRGRLVFDQITFKPAHREDLKLVMLVGADVPERSRE, from the coding sequence ATGCCCTTATCACCCACCGCCCCCGCCGCCAGCAAAACCGACCCCGCGCCCCCACTGGACGCCACGCCGGCGCATGCCCTCGGCGACTTCATCCGTGCGCATCGTGAGCGCTTGTCGCCCATGGCCGTGGGCCTGCCGCCCGGCCCGCGCCGCCGCACGCCCGGGTTGCGGCGAGAAGAAGTCGCCCAGTTGTGCGGTGTCAGTCCGACCTGGTACACGTGGATCGAACAAGGACGCCCCGTGTCCGCCTCCGCCGACGCGCTTGCGCGCATCGCCGTGGCGTTGCAGTTATCACGGGCCGAACGAGCTTATCTGTTTGAGCTAGCCGCCCAGCGCGATCCCGCCGAACCCGACCCTGCGGCGCAGGACGCGCCGGCCGCGCTGTTGAAATCGGTGGAATTGATCGATGCGCCCGCGTACGTCCTCGACCGACAGTGGAACGCGTTGCGCTGGAACGCGCGAGCGGCGGAATTGTTCGTCGGCTGGCTGGACGGCGTTCAGGACCGCAATCTGCTTAGCTTCACGTTTACCGCGCCGGGGGCGCAGAGCTTGATCGTAGATTGGGAGACGCGCGCGCGAAGGCTGGTAGCGGAGTTCCGGGCGGATTCAATCCGCCATCTGAACGACGCTCCCACGCGAGCGCTGATCGATTCGCTCAGTGCCGCCAGCGATGCGTTCGCGCGTTTCTGGGCATCGCAAGACGTCGGTGAACGGGAAGGCGGTGCGCGAGAATTCAATCATCCGACTCGCGGGCGCTTGGTGTTTGACCAGATTACGTTCAAGCCGGCGCATCGGGAGGATTTGAAATTGGTGATGTTGGTAGGTGCCGACGTGCCAGAACGCTCGCGAGAATAG
- the ppc gene encoding phosphoenolpyruvate carboxylase produces MTSPGSARNARPRRNAVSKDASSAAPATAPAIQSRAATVAKTSKTAASVKTAAPGTTKRVANGRAVAAVKPAPAEAVNNNSKAPKASSRTRDDKDRPLFEDIRYLGRLLGDVVREQEGDEVFDIVETIRQTAVKFRREEDNEASQTLEKRLKSLSPEQTVSVVRAFSYFSHLANIAEDRHHNRRRRIHALAGSTPQPGTMAYAIERLKASPNAKSAKATLQKFFDDALIVPVLTAHPTEVSRKSILDAQHEVARLLAERDQELTARERTHNEAMLRSRVTSLWQTRMLRDARLSVADEIENALSYYHATFLEEIPALYADIEAALAEHGLPARLPPFLQMGSWIGGDRDGNPNVTAPTLVHAITRQATVIFEHYLDQVHKLGAELSVSHLLAGASDALKALADASPDTSPHRIDEPYRRALIGVYARLVASADERLGSGVVPARSRHPAKSYASAAEFAADLNVLIESLAAHHGEYLSAPRLSPLARAAEVFGFHLASIDLRQSSDIHEAVIAELLARAGVQDDYAALPEADKVKLLLNELAQPRPLRLPYFDYSDLAKSELGVLETARVTREKFGTRAVRNYIISHTETVSDLLEVMLLQKETGLLHGRLGHAKDPAHDGLMVIPLFETIADLRNASLIMGEFFALPGVDKLVELQGGEQEVMLGYSDSNKDGGFLTSNWELYRAELALVALFKQHKTTLRLFHGRGGTVGRGGGPTYQAILSQPPGTVDGQIRTTEQGEVIASKFGNAEIGRRNLELVVAATLEASLLPHENTPPQLPLFEATMQTLSDSAMAAYRALVYETPGFKEYFFESTPISEIAELNIGSRPASRKLQDPKQRKIEDLRAIPWGFSWGQCRLLLTGWYGFGSAVTSFLDASPDAAERTRRLATLKKMHKTWPFFANLLSNMDMVLAKTDIAVASRYAQLVTDKKLRKHVFGRIVAEWERTSSVLSEITGNNERLANNPLLARSIKNRFPYLDPLNHLQVELLKRHRAGDDNVRLGRGIHLTINGIAAGLRNTG; encoded by the coding sequence GTGACGTCTCCCGGATCGGCGCGCAACGCCCGCCCCCGCCGCAACGCTGTATCGAAGGATGCTTCTTCCGCCGCGCCCGCCACGGCGCCCGCCATTCAAAGTCGCGCGGCTACGGTCGCCAAGACGTCCAAAACCGCCGCCTCCGTGAAAACGGCTGCGCCCGGGACAACTAAACGTGTGGCGAACGGCCGCGCTGTCGCTGCCGTCAAGCCTGCGCCTGCGGAAGCCGTGAACAACAACAGCAAGGCCCCCAAAGCCTCCTCGCGCACGCGCGACGACAAGGACCGGCCGCTTTTCGAAGACATCCGCTATCTCGGGCGCCTGCTTGGCGACGTGGTGCGCGAGCAGGAAGGCGACGAGGTATTCGATATCGTCGAAACGATTCGTCAGACCGCTGTGAAGTTTCGTCGAGAGGAAGACAACGAGGCGTCGCAGACGCTTGAAAAGCGGTTGAAATCGCTCTCGCCCGAGCAGACGGTGAGCGTCGTGCGCGCGTTCAGCTACTTCTCGCATCTCGCGAATATCGCGGAGGACCGGCATCACAACCGGCGCCGCCGGATTCACGCGCTCGCCGGTTCCACCCCGCAGCCCGGCACAATGGCCTATGCCATCGAACGCCTGAAGGCGAGCCCGAATGCGAAGTCGGCGAAGGCTACGCTGCAAAAATTTTTCGATGATGCGCTCATCGTTCCGGTCCTCACCGCCCACCCGACCGAAGTCTCGCGCAAGAGCATCCTGGATGCGCAGCACGAAGTCGCGCGGCTGCTGGCCGAGCGCGATCAGGAACTGACCGCACGCGAACGGACGCACAACGAGGCCATGCTGCGCTCCCGCGTCACGTCGCTGTGGCAAACGCGGATGCTGCGCGACGCCCGCCTGAGCGTTGCCGATGAAATTGAAAACGCGCTCTCGTACTATCACGCGACGTTTCTCGAAGAAATCCCCGCGCTTTACGCCGATATTGAAGCCGCGCTGGCCGAGCACGGCTTGCCGGCGCGCCTGCCGCCGTTCCTGCAGATGGGTAGCTGGATTGGCGGGGATCGTGATGGCAATCCGAACGTCACCGCGCCCACGCTCGTGCACGCCATCACGCGTCAGGCCACGGTGATCTTCGAACATTATCTCGACCAGGTTCACAAGCTGGGCGCAGAGTTGTCGGTGTCGCATTTGCTGGCTGGCGCGAGCGATGCGTTGAAGGCGCTCGCCGATGCGTCGCCGGATACGTCGCCGCATCGTATTGATGAGCCGTATCGGCGCGCGTTGATCGGCGTGTATGCACGCCTGGTGGCGAGCGCCGACGAGCGCCTGGGAAGTGGTGTTGTGCCCGCGCGCAGCCGTCATCCGGCGAAATCGTATGCATCGGCGGCGGAATTTGCGGCCGACCTGAACGTGCTGATCGAATCGCTCGCCGCGCATCACGGCGAGTATTTGTCGGCGCCCCGTTTGTCGCCGCTGGCGCGCGCGGCTGAGGTGTTCGGGTTCCATCTGGCGAGCATCGACTTGCGTCAAAGCTCGGATATCCACGAAGCGGTAATCGCGGAACTGCTTGCGCGTGCCGGCGTTCAGGACGATTACGCCGCGTTGCCGGAAGCCGATAAAGTCAAGCTGCTGCTGAACGAACTCGCCCAGCCGCGGCCGCTGCGTCTCCCTTACTTCGATTACTCCGACCTCGCGAAAAGCGAACTTGGCGTGCTCGAAACAGCGCGCGTGACGCGTGAGAAATTTGGTACGCGCGCGGTGCGCAACTACATCATTTCGCACACGGAAACGGTCAGCGACTTGCTGGAAGTGATGTTGCTGCAAAAGGAAACGGGCTTGCTGCACGGGCGTCTGGGACACGCCAAAGACCCCGCTCACGATGGCCTGATGGTGATTCCACTGTTCGAAACCATCGCCGACTTGCGCAATGCATCGCTCATCATGGGCGAATTTTTTGCGCTGCCGGGCGTGGACAAGCTGGTCGAACTGCAAGGTGGCGAGCAGGAAGTGATGCTCGGTTATTCCGACAGCAACAAGGACGGCGGCTTTCTCACGTCGAACTGGGAGCTGTACCGGGCGGAACTGGCGCTGGTGGCTTTGTTCAAGCAGCACAAGACCACGCTGCGGCTCTTCCACGGCCGTGGGGGTACGGTCGGTCGCGGAGGCGGTCCTACCTATCAGGCGATCTTGTCGCAACCGCCGGGTACCGTCGACGGCCAGATCCGCACGACCGAGCAGGGCGAAGTGATCGCGAGCAAGTTCGGCAATGCGGAGATCGGGCGTCGCAACCTCGAACTCGTGGTGGCCGCTACGCTCGAAGCATCGCTTTTGCCGCACGAGAACACGCCGCCGCAATTGCCGCTGTTCGAAGCCACGATGCAGACGTTGTCGGATTCGGCGATGGCCGCGTATCGCGCGCTGGTTTATGAGACGCCCGGCTTCAAGGAGTATTTCTTCGAATCGACGCCGATCTCGGAGATTGCTGAATTGAACATTGGCAGCCGGCCGGCATCGCGGAAACTGCAGGATCCGAAGCAACGCAAGATTGAAGACCTGCGGGCGATTCCGTGGGGCTTTTCTTGGGGTCAATGCCGCCTGCTGCTGACTGGCTGGTACGGCTTCGGCAGCGCGGTGACCAGTTTCCTCGATGCCTCTCCCGACGCCGCCGAACGCACCCGGCGCCTTGCCACGCTTAAGAAGATGCATAAGACCTGGCCGTTCTTCGCGAATTTGCTCTCGAACATGGACATGGTGCTGGCGAAGACGGATATTGCGGTGGCATCACGTTACGCGCAGCTCGTCACCGATAAAAAACTTCGCAAGCATGTGTTCGGCCGGATCGTGGCGGAATGGGAGCGGACGTCGAGCGTGTTGTCGGAGATCACGGGGAACAACGAGCGGCTGGCGAATAATCCGCTGCTCGCCCGGTCGATTAAAAACCGCTTCCCGTATCTCGATCCACTGAATCACTTGCAGGTGGAGTTGCTGAAACGGCACCGCGCGGGCGATGACAACGTGAGGCTCGGACGTGGAATTCACCTGACGATCAACGGGATTGCGGCGGGGTTGCGTAATACGGGGTGA
- the hemC gene encoding hydroxymethylbilane synthase, with translation MNSETPSTPPPDTLVIASRESRLAMWQAEHVRFALHKLYPSCDVKILGMTTRGDQILDRTLSKVGGKGLFVKELEAALADGRADLAVHSLKDVPMELPDGFTLSTILEREDPRDAFVSPHYASLEELPEGSIVGTSSLRREAMLRMQFPHLDVRPLRGNLDTRLGKLDRGDYAAIILAAAGLKRLGLESRIRASLPVEISLPAAGQGALGIEIRAGRDNLAAWLALLHHEATAAAVEAERMVSRSLGGSCEVPLAAYADWRDGVLHLRACVSTVDGTRVLRAEGSAQAADVQAALDLGRRVSAELEAQGAMDIVRELSTASGAHIPPAPPAASPAD, from the coding sequence ATGAACTCCGAGACGCCTTCCACGCCACCGCCCGACACTCTGGTCATTGCCTCGCGGGAAAGCCGTCTAGCCATGTGGCAGGCTGAGCACGTGCGGTTTGCGCTGCACAAATTATATCCATCTTGCGACGTCAAAATCCTCGGAATGACGACACGCGGCGATCAGATTCTCGACCGGACCTTATCGAAGGTCGGCGGCAAGGGCCTGTTCGTCAAGGAACTGGAAGCTGCGCTGGCCGACGGCCGCGCCGACCTTGCCGTGCATTCGCTGAAAGACGTGCCCATGGAACTGCCTGACGGTTTCACGCTGAGCACGATCCTCGAACGCGAAGATCCCCGCGATGCCTTCGTCTCGCCACACTATGCGTCGCTCGAGGAGCTGCCTGAAGGCAGCATCGTGGGGACGTCCAGCCTGCGCCGCGAAGCCATGTTGCGCATGCAATTTCCTCATCTCGACGTCCGACCGTTGCGCGGCAACCTCGATACGCGGCTCGGCAAACTTGATCGCGGCGACTATGCGGCGATCATTCTTGCCGCGGCCGGGTTGAAGCGCCTCGGCCTCGAGTCACGGATTCGTGCCAGTTTGCCGGTCGAAATCAGCCTGCCGGCCGCAGGGCAGGGCGCGCTGGGCATTGAGATCCGCGCCGGCCGCGACAATCTTGCCGCGTGGCTCGCGCTCTTGCACCATGAAGCAACAGCCGCCGCTGTTGAAGCTGAACGGATGGTGTCGCGCTCGCTCGGCGGCAGTTGCGAGGTGCCGCTCGCGGCCTATGCGGACTGGCGCGACGGCGTGCTGCATTTGCGCGCTTGTGTATCGACGGTCGACGGCACGCGGGTTCTGCGCGCCGAGGGCTCAGCTCAGGCCGCTGACGTACAGGCCGCGCTGGATCTCGGCAGGCGCGTCTCGGCCGAACTCGAAGCACAGGGAGCAATGGATATCGTCCGTGAGTTGAGCACCGCGAGCGGCGCGCACATTCCTCCCGCTCCTCCTGCTGCCTCGCCTGCCGACTGA